In Palaemon carinicauda isolate YSFRI2023 chromosome 1, ASM3689809v2, whole genome shotgun sequence, the genomic stretch TGTCTGAACAATCTCTTGGGAGGTAGGACGGTGTATCACGAACTTCGGCGATCACAGACTGCATCTCTTTCCATCGCGTTTCctagaaataaaagataaagataattaCACATGTCTTCATGAAGCAACATATATACATtcacgcatatgtgtgtgtatacaaatatatatatatatatatatatatatatatatatatatatatatatatatataaatatatatatatatatatatatatatatatatatatatatatatatagtatataatatataaatcccATCTGTAATGGTAGAGCAGTTCTTTAAGATCACGAGTGCTGCTTCCGTTGTTCGATACCGTCTTACAACCTGCTGTAAACTTGTGGGCTGCAAGCATTGGTCAAGAAGGGAAAATAGAGGGCTGTGCTCTAATGGCTACACCCTCTCTTGTGCAAAGAAAGCTTGTTTAGAAAAATGAAGCTAAaaagagaatatatgtatatatatatatatatatatatatatatatatatatatatataatatatatatatgtatatacatatatatatatatatatatatatatatatatatatatatatatatatatatatatatatatatatataaaccgagtgTGTATCTGAACTCGTTTGAGAGTTGTGACCCTCTAAGATTCGTTGAGCTTAAAAATTCGGCCACCTTGAACATTGAACCTACTAATCTACAAGCTATGCATTTTCACTATTTTAATATACAGAATTACATCTCGGCCACCGGAATATGAAGATTTTTGTCTTGGTTTCAAGTAAATCGGATAGTATTTGACGGAGTTATAGTCAAAATACATTACGGCTTTTCGggtcactgtgaccttgaccttgaccatatgACGTCAGAATTTTAAATGGGTATATTATGTGTCATAGTGCATCTCTCCTAAAGATTTCAAGTACATTGGTTAAGTAGATTTTTTTTCGAAAGATtgctaacaaagaaacaaacaaacagaaacctACCCACAACGAAATTTACCGttacatatatacaaaagtaatCTTCAAAAATTGTTGAATCAGCCAATGCATCCACTCAATATACATTGAGCTACCAAAAACTGTACCCATGTCCAAAAAATGACCTGTAGGTTTATGGTGACTGCTGATATGAGAAGGAATAGAGTTTTTTGCAAGGGAGACACCGGAATTATAGCAGAGTCATGAAGGAAAGAAGTGGATAGGTCAAGAAGGCGTATTCAAAATGGACCAAGCGCAGTAGGAAACCCCTTAGGCCTTGGATATTCCCGGTTTCATGGTAGCCTTGTAGTCATGTTCATTGCGGTTAGACATATGAATATGTACATGCATACGCAAAATATATACGTACTTGTAACTGCTTGCAACGATTGCGGTCATAAGGTAGTTAATTCGTAAGTGAATAAATTATATGTATTAACTTCTCAAATATAAGCAATAGTTATTGATAGTTATATTAAAACAGGGGTAAACTTGATGCACTTAACTCTATACACAAaggcatatatatactgcatatatatatatatatatatatatatatatatatatatatatgtgtgtgtgtgtgcgtgtgtatatatatatatatatatatatatatatatatatatatatatatatatatgtgtgtgtgtgtgtatatatacatacatatatatatgtatatatatatatatatatatatatatatatatatatatatatatatatatatatatacatatgaaatatatctatatatgcatatatacatatatatgtatagcctatatctatatatatatatatatatatatatatatatatatatatatatatatatatatatatatatatatctttcctgccaCGCTCAAGGGttagagagaatagtcataccctgctgagatgaAGCACCGCGGGAGGCAGGctatactcggaaaccacattctacCACAAACTGCTGAACCagtgggttatagttaggaaatggAGGGGTTGGGaatggttaaatctgtgtgtgcgtatctatctagatatttagacgtaatttttgacagtTCGGGTACcctattgtatacatatgtatataacatatctgtatatctatacatttatatttactgtatgtatatgcatgtataagtatatatatacagtacaatctatatatatatatatatatatatatatatatatatatatacatatatatatatatatatatatatatggaaataagtatgtatatatatacacatatatatatatatatatatatatatatatatatatacatatatatttatatacatatatactgtatatatataatagtgtgcttttacaaatatttataagtTTGTTGTATTGTTTGAAGCATTTCTAGCAAGAAATAAACCTAACAGCCTCCACCTAAACAAAGGACCAGTCTGTTCATGCCAGCCAAAGTGACCCTGTTTACTTCGAGCATTgcggaggggggaggggagaagggAAGGCTGCAGAGCCTTGAAGGATACCAGACATGAAGGGGCACAAGTGATCTGCTATTCTTCACTCGGATTTTCCTCTTTCGTAAGTTGAGCTAAGAAgagggagatgaaggagaacagCAGAACAAGAGCTTCTTAAATGGAATTTTTgtcttggattttgtaatgacaGGAAAATTAATCAtgtacagatatacacacacatacacacacacacacacatatatatatatatatatatatatatatatatatatatatatatatatatatatatatatatatatatatatagtatatatatatatatatatatatatttatacatatatatatatgtatatatatatatatatatatatgtgtgtgtgtgtgtgtgtgtgtgtgtgtgtgtatcatctcctacgcatattgacgcaaaggacctcggttagatttcgctagtcgtctctattttgagcttttgattcaatacttctccattcatcatttcctacttcactttcatagtcctcagccatgtaggcctggatattccaactcttctagtgccttgtgaaacccagttaaaagtttggtgaactgatctctctcggggagtgcgaagagcatgcccaaaccatctccatctacccatcatcataatctcatccacatatggcactcgagcaatctctcttttagtttgttttcgaatcctgtcttgccattcaactcccaatatccttctgagggttttttttctaaaatctactaaatctattggagagtgtttcattgttatacaacgactcatgaccatatagtttaatgataataataataataataacaataataataataataataataataataataataataataataataataataaataataataatataataataataataataataataataataataataatgataaaataaataaataagtaacaccgatctcagtaaactgatatatagtctgatttttataagtaatttcaggcgaattgatttccaaattctacttaaattagccattgtctgattttttttttaatctttcaataaactagttctaaagaccctgtattagatatcacagttcctaaatatttaaatgattctatctcatgaatcctttctccttccaatgatatttcatattcctttgcctaacctcgtgtgatatttcatgcattctggtaagaagcattccaaatcatgtggtgttctgctaataagtacagcatcatcagcatattctagatctgctaattttctatcatcaatccattccaatcctgCCCCACCATCTCCGACTGATTTGTGCATCACAAaattcatgagaaggataaacaacttaggtgacaacaaaatccatgaagaagataggcaacatatatatatatatatatatatatatatatatatatatatatatatatatatatatatatatatatattatgtgtgtaagagtgtgtgtgtgtgtgtgtgtgtgagagagagagagagagagagagagagagagagagagagagagagagagagaatcataaataatagtttctctctctctctctctctctctctctctctctctctctcctctctctctctctctctctctctctctctctctcatgatattatTAAATGTGAATACGCATATAGTTCTTTTCACTTTATGCCCAAACTGATACATAAATGCAACCGCAGTATGAGGTAAGAAGAGAGAATAAGAAGAGTAATTATGACTAAAAGCAAGAATTTATCGCATGAATTATgacgatactatatatatatatatatatatattatatatatataatatatatatatatatatatatacatatatatatatgtatatatatatatatatatatatatatgtatatatatatacatatatatatatacatatatatatatatatatgtatatatatttgtgctcaaAAGAATCGACATGCAAAGTTGGAAATATACAAAGTACAAATCATGAAGCCCGGTTATTATTACAACTAGTAAGGAGAAGGTCTATTTTTTCCTTGATATCTCAAGTCTAGATTATTCAAAGGATAATTTAGCTCATGAGCAATTCACTTTTGAAAACATCAATTTAGAAAAATTTTGGAAGAACAAATTCCATCATTATGTAACTGTATACTTTGTCTCATCTTGGCATTTATTTCTAATATACAGAGAGCTTTGCGTGCTTTCTTGCATTCATTACCATCGATGTATTATTGCTGTTCAAGTGTAAGTCGAACCAATAATGGTGATATTTATAGTAAGGAATGAAGATTGTCTCTTATACTAACCTGCTGTTCAAGGAAATCCGTCGTAAGCTGTGATCCATTGACAAGCTCTGTCACTTTGTTTACCAACAGTACACAACTTTCACTCCCTCCTGTAGAAGTTCCTGAGGGGGAAGAAAGTCCTGCGTCACTTATCTCCTCCGCGATTTTAGACAGGTGCTTTTGGATATTATCCAGTTTCGCCTGACTTGTACTAAGAGAAGAAGCCAGCTCAATTAGATGGTTAGTTATGCTGTTTTCGATATCTGTCAGCTTCGATGTAATGTGATTCATTATAGCGGCCTCCACATCGCCTACCGAAGTTCCGGCAGGTAATGCCAACGCTCCACCGTCCCCACTAGCATTGGATCCAGGTCCTGCCCCAGCGCCTGCCAGGGCGTTGATTTTCACATTGATGTGTTCGATCAACTTATTCTCTAAGGCGTCCAATTTCACTAGGATTCTTCCTGAAGCTTTTTCTATTGCGGCATCGTTTTCCTTCCTAATGGTGTCTCTATAGAAGTTCTCTATCCATGCCGTGACGCCGTCTTTTACCAGATTTACCTGTCTGTTGGGGTCTGGGTTGGAACCAGCACCCGCTGAAATTACTAAGCCAGTATTATTTACTTCCATCATTAGATTATGGAATTTGCTATCTATGTTTCCTTCGGCTTCTCGAAGGAAAGCCTCCATTTGGTTCTTGAAACCTGTGAGGACATCCTCTGAAAGTGAATTCATTCGTTTCCAAACAGGTTCGAGGGGGTCCTCCATGGGCGTGGCATCATAATCATCACAAATGACTGAAGTGAGATGGATCAGAAAAACCAAACTACCGAGAGGGAACATTTCACCTTCGACAAACTTGCTGTATCTTTGAAAGAGGGCCTGTGGGGATGCACTCTTACCACGGAACTAGTGGGCGGTTCGGTGACCCCAGACTGACTGACTGTAACTCTGTGAGTAAACTGTTCGAACTCGTGAGGAGTGCCCACTGTCTGTACACTGACAGTTCCACTGCTGCAGACACCTAATATCACCAGACACACCAGGTGCCTACGAACGGCCCAGGATgttgaataaatagaaaatatttcataaagttttcGTTATCATTTTGCCTTCAACCCAATACcttaatttttctatgaaattaaaagaaaatcgtCTTTTAGAATGTTTACAGGAACAAAGAATGATGTAACATAACAAAGATTAGACAGatttttcggtaaaaaaaaaatgtttactggAATTTCAGTGATCAATAAAATTTACCTTGAATTTTAAAGGAATGGTTAACTTtgtacgtgtacacacacatacacacacacacacaaacacacacacaaacacgcacacacacccacacacacacataaatatatatatatatatatatatatatatatatatatatatatatatacatgtatatatagatagatagatagataagtagtcGGGTTTGTGTACGCAACCGGTCAaacatgacagctaaatatttagatagatttgcacacacgcaTAGGTACAgctcaaaccacacacacacacacacacacacacgtacacacaaacacacacacacgtacacacaaaaacacacacacacacacacacatatatatatatatatatatatacatatatatatatatatagagagagagagagagagagagagagagagagagatttagatagGCGTACTAGTTTCCGCGACCCATCAAAGAattgacagttaaatatttagatagatatgcacacacatatacagctctctctctctctctctctctctctctctctctctctctctctctctctctctctctctctctctctctctctctctctctcttatatatatatatatatatatatatatatatatatatatatatatatatatatatatatatccactgcagCCCTAAGGCCAACATACATTAGGGCAAGGAGCTGTATAACCTTGGAGAGGTGCAGTGGCTTAACACTACCGGATGAAgggagaaaaaaagtttgactgttaaacataGGGTTTTCATGAaatagtttgattgttaaactAGGGGTTTTCGAAATAAAAGTTTCattgttaaacttagggttttcaaaaaaaaaaaaaaaaaaaaaagagggttaaCTGTTACACTtggggttttcgaaaaaaaaaaaggtttaactgttaaacttgggattctcaagaaagaagtttgactgctaaacttgaggttttcaagaagaaaagtttgactgttaaacttatgGTTTTCATGAAAATACTTTTACTTAAACTTTTGGTTTTTGAGAATaaatttgactgttaaacttggagttttcaagaaaaaattttgAATGCTAAACTTGGAGTGTTCAAGGAAAATAGTTTGACTATAATACTTTGGGCtttcaagaaagaaaaaatgtttgactgttaaacttggtgttttcaagaaaaacaaAAGGTTGAACGTCATACTCGGAGTTTTAATAAAAAATGTGACTGCTAAACTggagattttcaagaaaaaattgcGACTGCAAACCTTGtggttttaaaaatatttactgtTAAACTTTGTATTTTCAAGAAAAAGGGTTTTTGACTGTTAAaattggggttttgaagaaaaatatttgactcaaacttgggggtttcaagaaaaaaagtttgactcttaaacttgggatttttaagaaaaaaaaacgtttgactgttaaaattggggtttttaagaaaaaaagttgactgttaaacttgggattttcaaaataaatttttgacttttaaacttggggttttcaagaaaagattTACTGTTGAACTTGGTGCTTTTGAAAGAAAAAGTTTGACTCGTAAACCTGGAGTTTTAAAGAAGAAAGCTGGACTATtagacttggggttttcaaaaaaaaaaaaaaaaaaaaaaaaaaaaaacttgactgtTAAGCTTAGGGATTGCGAGAATAAATGGTTGACTGTTAAACTTTGGGGTTTCAAGGAAAAACGTTTGACTGCTAAAattggggtttttaagaaaaaggtgtaactgttaaacttagggttttcaagaaaaaaaattcacttttaaacgtaaggttttcaaaataaaaaagttttagaTTGTTAAACTTAAAGGgctttcaagaaaaagaaattgactctTGAActtgtggatttaaaaaaaaattgactgataaACTTGATATTTTCCAGGAATGAAGGTTGACTGTTAAAGTTGGGTTTTTCAATGAAAAAAGTTTGATTGATGAACTTggggttttttaaaaaaaaagtttgacttaaacttggggttttcaaaaaaaaaaagatgactgttgaaattggggttttcaagaaaaaattctGACTGTTCAACTTTGGGTTTACCCCAAAAAAAGTTTAACTGCTaaacttggggtttttaagaaaaaaattgcgGTTTAACTTGGGGTTTTTGAGAAAAATATTTGACGGTTAAACttaatgttttcaagaaaaaaagtttgaatgaCGAACTTATAGTTTTCAAggaaaatggtttgactatagtactTTGTGTTTTCATGAAAAGTTTGACTGTTgtacttggtgttttcaagaaaaaagtttgaacgTCAAGCTCAGAGTTTTCAAAAAAATGTGTCTGCTGAGCTGGGTATTTTCAAGAAAATGTTGTGACTACAaaccttgggtttttttttttaaattgactgtTAAACtaggtgttttcaagaaaaaggttTTTGACTGTGAAACTtgtggttttgaagaaaaaaaaattgactcttaaacttgggggtttcaagaaaaatatttttactgttaacttgggattttcaagaaaaaacgtTTGACTTTTAAACTctgagttttcaaaaaaaaagtttgactattaaatttcgggttttcaagaaaaaaggttGTTGAACTTGGGGTTAAATAAAAAAATTGACTGAtaaacttgtggttttcaagataaggttgactgttaaacttggtgttttcaaaagAAAAAGTTTGACTCGTACACttggaatcttaaaaaaaaaaaaaaaaaagcttgactaTTTAACCTAGGGATTCGAGAAAAAATGGTTGACGGTTAAATTCTCGGTTTTAAGGAAAAacgtttgactgttgaacttggcaTTTTTGATAAAAAAGGTGTAActcttaaacttggggttttcaagaaaaaagtttcacttttaacttggggttttcaagaaaaaagttttagAATGTTATAATTGgggctttcaagaaaaaaaa encodes the following:
- the LOC137651542 gene encoding angiopoietin-related protein 7-like, whose protein sequence is MFPLGSLVFLIHLTSVICDDYDATPMEDPLEPVWKRMNSLSEDVLTGFKNQMEAFLREAEGNIDSKFHNLMMEVNNTGLVISAGAGSNPDPNRQVNLVKDGVTAWIENFYRDTIRKENDAAIEKASGRILVKLDALENKLIEHINVKINALAGAGAGPGSNASGDGGALALPAGTSVGDVEAAIMNHITSKLTDIENSITNHLIELASSLSTSQAKLDNIQKHLSKIAEEISDAGLSSPSGTSTGGSESCVLLVNKVTELVNGSQLTTDFLEQQETRWKEMQSVIAEVRDTPSYLPRDCSDIHWHHHEAVSGVYQIYPSLDRKNSISVWCDMGENKELSDGGWTVILRRRETDFGHEDFNRTWQEYAAGFGDPAEGEWWFSLTALHSLTYRQPYSIQFVLTDIELGTFYAEYDSFRVEDEAHLFRLIVDGFSGNVTNDAFKGKHHGMPFSTPDVDNDNYDKGSCAVSNNGGWWYNACYYTTLTSPFPTSADRDAKTIRWVHDPSWLVLKDVTVKIRPAGYGQRFDKHSTE